A genomic region of Vitis vinifera cultivar Pinot Noir 40024 chromosome 7, ASM3070453v1 contains the following coding sequences:
- the LOC100252076 gene encoding polygalacturonase At1g48100 isoform X1, giving the protein MSNNGVPNPIHYWLLSIQIFLFSSSALNARTAHGWGTKHQNPIKGGSHNLGHGSSSSSVYDSYQPYSPIFDVPSFGARGDGVSDDSKAFQVTWSAACAVKNATIKIPSKFRLLISPITLQGPCEPGLVLQIDGMIVAPGGPRMWLKPELLQWINFKNLHDFVIQGRGTINGQGSAWWWITPRILQNQLTNRNSRYDDTMKPTAVRFYSSLNLTIRDIQIQNSPRCHLKFDNCAGVKVTNLSISSPGDSPNTDGIHLQNSQRVEVENSTISCGDDCISIQTGCSDVNIQNIKCGPGHGISIGGLGKDGTLACVSNIVVQNSIMVDTLYGIRIKTWQGGVGSVKSVIFLDIEVSNVKVPIMIDQFYCEGGTCRNKTDAVSLTNITYNQINGTYATQAIHLACSDSIPCTNISMGNVLLTPSTTTKGLMQDLCWNSYGKSLATVFPPSLNCLETGNPLSKKASNFNRTHFTC; this is encoded by the exons ATGTCCAATAATGGAGTCCCGAACCCCATTCATTATTGGCTCCTGTCGATACAGATTTTCCTCTTCTCATCAAGTGCTCTGAATGCAAGAACTGCACATGGTTGGGGAACAAAACATCAAAACCCCATCAAAGGAGGCAGCCATAATCTAGGACATGGTTCTTCATCCAGCTCAGTATATGATTCCTACCAACCTTATAGCCCTATCTTTGATGTCCCATCCTTTGGAGCAAGGGGTGATGGAGTTTCCGATGACTCCAAG GCATTTCAAGTGACGTGGTCTGCAGCATGTGCAGTCAAGAATGCAACAATTAAGATCCCATCTAAATTTCGGCTCCTCATCAGTCCAATTACACTGCAAGGACCTTGTGAACCAGGACTAGTCCTTCAG ATAGATGGGATGATTGTCGCACCTGGAGGTCCAAGAATGTGGCTGAAACCAGAGCTACTGCAGTGGATCAACTTCAAGAATCTACATGACTTCGTAATCCAGGGAAGAGGAACAATTAACGGACAAGGCTCAGCATGGTGGTGGATTACACCCAGGATTCTGCAAAACCAG CTAACAAACAGAAACTCCAGATACGATGACACAATGAAGCCAACA GCCGTGAGATTTTACTCAAGTTTAAACTTAACTATCCGtgacatccaaatccaaaacaGCCCAAGATGCCACCTAAAATTTGACAACTGTGCTGGGGTAAAGGTAACCAATCTCAGCATCTCCTCGCCAGGTGACAGCCCAAACACTGATGGGATCCATCTCCAGAACTCACAACGGGTGGAAGTAGAGAATTCTACAATTTCATGTG GGGATGATTGTATCTCAATTCAGACTGGGTGTTCAGATGTAAACATTCAGAATATTAAATGTGGACCGGGGCATGGAATAAG CATAGGGGGCCTAGGTAAGGATGGCACCTTGGCCTGCGTATCAAACATTGTGGTTCAGAATTCCATAATGGTGGATACGCTATATGGAATCAGGATCAAAACCTGGCAG GGTGGAGTTGGGTCCGTGAAGTCTGTGATATTTTTGGATATCGAAGTCTCTAACGTGAAAGTGCCAATCATGATTGATCAGTTCTACTGTGAAGGTGGTACTTGTCGAAACAAGACAGATGCAGTTTCTCTGACCAACATTACGtacaatcaaataaatggaACTTATGCTACACAGGCAATACATCTAGCCTGCAGTGACAGCATTCCGTGCACTAATATCAGCATGGGAAATGTCCTCCTCACTCCATCAACAACAACTAAAGGCTTGATGCAAGACCTATGTTGGAATTCCTACGGAAAATCTCTAGCCACTGTTTTTCCTCCCAGTCTAAACTGTCTAGAAACAGGAAATCCTCTATCCAAGAAAGCTAGTAATTTCAACAGAACTCATTTTACATGCTAA
- the LOC100252076 gene encoding polygalacturonase At1g48100 isoform X2 — MSNNGVPNPIHYWLLSIQIFLFSSSALNARTAHGWGTKHQNPIKGGSHNLGHGSSSSSVYDSYQPYSPIFDVPSFGARGDGVSDDSKAFQVTWSAACAVKNATIKIPSKFRLLISPITLQGPCEPGLVLQIDGMIVAPGGPRMWLKPELLQWINFKNLHDFVIQGRGTINGQGSAWWWITPRILQNQLTNRNSRYDDTMKPTAVRFYSSLNLTIRDIQIQNSPRCHLKFDNCAGVKVTNLSISSPGDSPNTDGIHLQNSQRVEVENSTISCGDDCISIQTGCSDVNIQNIKCGPGHGISIGGLGKDGTLACVSNIVVQNSIMVDTLYGIRIKTWQFYCEGGTCRNKTDAVSLTNITYNQINGTYATQAIHLACSDSIPCTNISMGNVLLTPSTTTKGLMQDLCWNSYGKSLATVFPPSLNCLETGNPLSKKASNFNRTHFTC, encoded by the exons ATGTCCAATAATGGAGTCCCGAACCCCATTCATTATTGGCTCCTGTCGATACAGATTTTCCTCTTCTCATCAAGTGCTCTGAATGCAAGAACTGCACATGGTTGGGGAACAAAACATCAAAACCCCATCAAAGGAGGCAGCCATAATCTAGGACATGGTTCTTCATCCAGCTCAGTATATGATTCCTACCAACCTTATAGCCCTATCTTTGATGTCCCATCCTTTGGAGCAAGGGGTGATGGAGTTTCCGATGACTCCAAG GCATTTCAAGTGACGTGGTCTGCAGCATGTGCAGTCAAGAATGCAACAATTAAGATCCCATCTAAATTTCGGCTCCTCATCAGTCCAATTACACTGCAAGGACCTTGTGAACCAGGACTAGTCCTTCAG ATAGATGGGATGATTGTCGCACCTGGAGGTCCAAGAATGTGGCTGAAACCAGAGCTACTGCAGTGGATCAACTTCAAGAATCTACATGACTTCGTAATCCAGGGAAGAGGAACAATTAACGGACAAGGCTCAGCATGGTGGTGGATTACACCCAGGATTCTGCAAAACCAG CTAACAAACAGAAACTCCAGATACGATGACACAATGAAGCCAACA GCCGTGAGATTTTACTCAAGTTTAAACTTAACTATCCGtgacatccaaatccaaaacaGCCCAAGATGCCACCTAAAATTTGACAACTGTGCTGGGGTAAAGGTAACCAATCTCAGCATCTCCTCGCCAGGTGACAGCCCAAACACTGATGGGATCCATCTCCAGAACTCACAACGGGTGGAAGTAGAGAATTCTACAATTTCATGTG GGGATGATTGTATCTCAATTCAGACTGGGTGTTCAGATGTAAACATTCAGAATATTAAATGTGGACCGGGGCATGGAATAAG CATAGGGGGCCTAGGTAAGGATGGCACCTTGGCCTGCGTATCAAACATTGTGGTTCAGAATTCCATAATGGTGGATACGCTATATGGAATCAGGATCAAAACCTGGCAG TTCTACTGTGAAGGTGGTACTTGTCGAAACAAGACAGATGCAGTTTCTCTGACCAACATTACGtacaatcaaataaatggaACTTATGCTACACAGGCAATACATCTAGCCTGCAGTGACAGCATTCCGTGCACTAATATCAGCATGGGAAATGTCCTCCTCACTCCATCAACAACAACTAAAGGCTTGATGCAAGACCTATGTTGGAATTCCTACGGAAAATCTCTAGCCACTGTTTTTCCTCCCAGTCTAAACTGTCTAGAAACAGGAAATCCTCTATCCAAGAAAGCTAGTAATTTCAACAGAACTCATTTTACATGCTAA
- the LOC100246939 gene encoding uncharacterized protein LOC100246939 — protein sequence MEEFGGTRLDGIGNTVRKKRSRASRRPRPESQPHTESWDHSSTPPSDDVCKVSSDENAACDASSRRKEFNLNQCAAKAVSVGRAECESPNKRIKKEDGGCNAMFDCEGLGDSNESGLRDNNEQGRGRVNNKRCSEGVLAPANWKSIGKVKESPEPQSRATDHPSQRNGESQSSRQSGVDLDGSGHESKVKKVKLKVGGVTRTIQAQSLSNGAASGGSSRKSSRSLDAPRPRQKLILQDNSDDSHSPPDKRSGLQGIPWRDFSRGGFSLGKEDSSMGKISGKQGDKSDPVRKSKRVPKRRVLDGAFDDDEDDEIRYLEKLKTSKVTAGHKDDEEESGKKPRRVSKMRAIDGKKDENLGSSKDGKKKSRSDRVSEDTDYEEEQEDEEVISDSELEENKMKKLRKESVDSLSESKREMTLTTRQRALQSGKDASSAPGASLIEFPNGLPPAPSRKQKEKLSEVEQQLKKAEAAQRRKMQVEKAARESEAEAIRKILGQDSGRKKREDKMKKRREELAQERAANALTLPSNTIRCVMGPTGTVLTFSKDMGLPSLFDPKPCNYPPPREKCAGPSCTNPYKYRDSKSKLPLCSLHCYKAIHKRMQAETTC from the exons ATGGAAGAGTTTGGTGGTACTCGGTTAGATGGTATCGGCAACACTGTGAGGAAGAAGAGAAGTCGAGCTTCCCGTCGACCAAGACCTGAGTCTCAGCCACATACTGAAAGTTGGGATCATTCATCAACACCACCTTCAGATGATGTGTGCAAGGTCTCAAGTGATGAAAATGCTGCTTGTGATGCTAGTTCTAGGAGGAAGGAGTTCAACCTTAATCAATGCGCTGCAAAGGCTGTTTCTGTTGGTAGAGCTGAATGTGAAAGCCCCAACAAAAGGATCAAGAAGGAAGATGGGGGTTGTAATGCAATGTTTGATTGTGAAGGTTTGGGAGATAGTAACGAGAGTGGTTTGAGAGATAATAATGAGCAAGGACGAGGTAGGGTGAATAATAAGAGGTGCAGTGAAGGGGTCCTTGCCCCGGCTAACTGGAAAAGCATAGGCAAGGTGAAGGAAAGTCCGGAGCCACAATCAAGAGCTACAGATCATCCAAGTCAAAGGAATGGTGAAAGTCAGAGTTCAAGGCAGTCAGGAGTGGATTTGGATGGATCAGGACATGAGAGCAAGGTTAAAAAGGTTAAACTCAAGGTTGGTGGTGTCACACGCACAATTCAGGCTCAGTCCTTATCTAATGGTGCAGCGTCAGGTGGATCTTCGAGAAAAAGTTCTCGATCCTTAGATGCCCCCCGACCACGCCAGAAACTGATTCTTCAG GACAATTCAGATGATAGCCATTCTCCTCCAGATAAGCGGAGTGGCTTGCAAGGAATCCCATGGAGAGATTTCTCAAGAGGTGGTTTTAGCCTTGGAAAGGAGGATTCTTCAATGGGGAAGATCTCAGGAAAGCAAGGAGACAAATCAGATCCAGTTCGTAAGAGCAAACGGGTCCCTAAGAGGCGTGTATTAGATGGGGCATTTGATGATGACGAAGATGATGAAATACGATACCTGGAGAAACTCAAGACTTCAAAGGTTACTGCAGGACataaagatgatgaggaagaatCAGGCAAGAAACCACGGAGGGTTTCTAAGATGAGGGCAATTGATGGTaagaaagatgaaaatttgGGATCAAGCAAAGATGGTAAGAAGAAGTCAAGATCAGATAGAGTATCTGAGGATACAGATTATGAGGAAGAACAAGAAGACGAAGAAGTGATATCTGATAGTGAACTTGAAGAAAACAAGATGAAGAAACTGAGGAAGGAATCTGTTGATTCATTGTCGGAAAGTAAGAGGGAAATGACTCTCACAACACGTCAAAGGGCTCTTCAGTCCGGTAAAGATGCCTCTTCTGCCCCTGGTGCAAGCCTAATTGAGTTTCCAAATGGATTGCCTCCTGCTCCATCTAGAA AGCAAAAGGAGAAACTTTCTGAAGTAGAGCAGCAACTAAAGAAAGCTGAGGCTGCTCAGAGACGTAAAATGCAAGTTGAGAAGGCAGCTCGGGAATCTGAG GCTGAGGCAATTAGAAAAATACTTGGTCAAGATTCAGGTAGGAAGAAGCGAGAAGATAAGATGAAGAAGCGCAGGGAAGAATTGGCACAG GAGAGGGCTGCTAATGCTCTAACACTCCCATCAAACACCATCAGATGTGTCATGGGTCCAACTGGCACTGTTCTTACATTCTCAAAGGATATGGGTCTTCCTAGTCTATTTGACCCCAAACCTTGCAA TTATCCTCCTCCTCGGGAAAAATGTGCCGGCCCTTCATGTACTAACCCATACAAGTATCGGGACTCCAAGTCAAAACTTCCGCTTTGCAGTCTCCATTGCTACAAGGCAATCCATAAAAGGATGCAAGCTGAAACTACTTGCTGA
- the LOC104879796 gene encoding pectinesterase inhibitor, which translates to MEQTKHLLLIISISSLLLSFSAEAICVPKNTTRQAHSPARLPSIRSPPHVSSPPRRPVASHSTPFDPAIKAICEKTDYPFLCMSSLAPFLASSNNPAALLEMAIKASVNYTEAALAKAMRLSSDPSTSSITKAYIADCQENYSDAIDNFNIAANAISSGDIGLMNSMLSGAISDFQTCDDGFAEMNELDSPFKEIDTNLSHMASNCLAIAALLP; encoded by the coding sequence ATGGAGCAAACCAAACACCTTCTACTCATCATCTCCATCTCCTCTCTTCTCTTATCCTTCTCTGCAGAAGCCATTTGCGTCCCCAAAAACACCACCCGTCAGGCTCATTCCCCAGCCCGGCTTCCCTCAATCCGATCACCACCACATGTCTCTTCCCCTCCCCGGCGGCCCGTTGCTTCCCATTCGACCCCATTCGACCCTGCCATCAAGGCAATATGTGAGAAAACCGACTATCCTTTTCTCTGCATGTCCTCCCTTGCTCCATTTCTAGCCAGCTCGAACAACCCGGCTGCACTCCTGGAGATGGCGATAAAGGCATCCGTGAACTACACCGAAGCCGCTCTAGCCAAAGCCATGCGCCTATCCTCCGACCCCTCCACATCGTCCATTACCAAGGCCTACATCGCAGACTGCCAGGAGAACTACAGCGACGCCATCGATAACTTCAACATCGCAGCCAACGCGATTTCCAGCGGCGATATTGGGTTGATGAACAGCATGCTTAGTGGGGCTATATCAGATTTTCAGACTTGTGATGACGGTTTCGCTGAGATGAATGAGCTCGATTCACCCTTCAAGGAAATAGACACGAACCTCTCTCACATGGCCAGCAACTGCCTGGCCATTGCTGCTTTGCTTCCTTGA
- the LOC100264089 gene encoding proline-rich receptor-like protein kinase PERK15 isoform X2 has protein sequence MSECADLLAASSIAGILRKAEWLFLSWLLILCYMISMAHADLPDNQLEAPLVSPTSAPLATPALPDLPLPSNLPLYHRRKQKHPMPSHVPKRVLAPSQPPDYGPLVTSAHPPTSSRLSKPSMKRGGLVSPGTGLVPPHLEDIAPMQSNAGPIPVGLAQPPLSPSDSNCCEPDMVLKQGSHGCHCVYPIKVDLVLLNVSQNPNWKLFLEELATQLGLRVSQIELINFYLLSLSRLNISMDIIPHTGISFSASDASKINSSLAAHMVHLDPTSVGVGDYKLLNVTWFKPPVPSPAPLVATSPMEAPANQYSASTSHVDSNKRKHPNLVLILGIIAGILTVAIICVIMVSLCASCRKKTKPSPEENVKPSTADPVPVVGSLPHPTSTRFLAYEELKEATNNFEPASILGEGGFGRVFKGVLSDGTAVAIKRLTSGGQQGDKEFLVEVEMLSRLHHRNLVKLVGYYSNRDSSQNLLCYELVPNGSLEAWLHGPLGVNCPLDWDTRMKIALDAARGLAYLHEDSQPCVIHRDFKASNILLENNFHAKVADFGLAKKAPEGRANYLSTRVMGTFGYVAPEYAMTGHLLVKSDVYSYGVVLLELLTGRRPVEMSQPSGQENLVTWARPILRDKDRLEELADERLAGKYPKEDFVRVCTIAAACVAPEANQRPTMGEVVQSLKMVQRVMEYQDSMLTSSNARPNLRQSSTTFESDGTSSIFSSGPYSGLSAFDNDNISRTAVFSEDLHEGR, from the exons ATGTCGGAGTGCGCAGATTTATTAGCAGCTTCTAGCATCGCCG GAATTTTGAGAAAGGCAGAATGGTTGTTTCTGAGCTGGTTacttatattatgttatatgaTATCCATGGCCCATGCTGATTTACCTGATAATCAACTGGAAGCACCATTGGTGTCTCCAACTAGTGCGCCATTAGCTACACCTGCTCTTCCAGATCTGCCCTTGCCATCTAATTTGCCGCTATACCATAGACGAAAGCAGAAACATCCAATGCCAAGCCATGTGCCAAAACGAGTGCTAGCACCATCCCAACCTCCTGATTATGGTCCACTTGTGACTTCTGCTCACCCTCCTACAAGTTCACGCTTGTCAAAACCGTCAATGAAGAGGGGTGGATTGGTATCTCCTGGTACTGGCCTTGTACCTCCTCATTTGGAAGATATTGCTCCTATGCAGTCCAATGCTGGCCCCATTCCTGTGGGTTTAGCTCAGCCACCACTGTCTCCTTCAGACTCCA ATTGTTGTGAACCAGACATGGTGCTGAAACAGGGGAGCCATGGTTGCCATTGTGTGTATCCTATAAAGGTCGACCTTGTCCTTTTGAATGTCTCACAGAACCCAAATTGGAAACTTTTTCTAGAAGAACTAGCCACCCAGCTTGGTTTACGAGTTTCTCAAATTGAGCTGATAAATTTCTATCTGCTCAGCTTATCAAGGCTAAATATTTCAATGGATATTATTCCACATACAGGGATCAGTTTCTCTGCAAGCGATGCATCTAAAATAAACTCTTCACTTGCTGCACATATGGTTCATCTAGACCCTACATCAGTAGGTGTGGGTGATTACAAACTTCTTAATGTAACCTGGTTTAAGCCCCCAGTGCCCTCTCCAG CTCCTCTTGTTGCTACCTCACCCATGGAAGCACCTGCTAATCAGTACTCAGCTTCTACCTCACATGTCGAttcaaacaaaaggaaacaCCCAAATTTGGTTCTTATTCTTGGTATCATTGCTGGCATCTTAACTGTTGCCATTATATGTGTGATTATGGTTTCTTTATGTGCATCCTGTCGTAAGAAGACAAAACCATCTCCAGAAGAAAATG TAAAGCCAAGTACTGCAGATCCAGTTCCAGTTGTAGGATCTCTTCCTCATCCAACAAGTACACGGTTTCTTGCATATGAAGAACTTAAGGAGGCAACGAACAATTTTGAGCCTGCTAGCATACTTGGTGAGGGTGGGTTTGGCAGAGTTTTCAAGGGTGTCTTAAGTGATGGTACAGCTGTGGCAATTAAGAGGCTTACTAGTGGAGGGCAACAAGGGGATAAAGAGTTTTTGGTTGAGGTCGAGATGCTTAGCAGGTTGCATCACCGTAATCTTGTGAAACTTGTGGGTTACTATAGCAATCGTGACTCTTCACAAAATCTCCTTTGTTATGAGCTTGTCCCAAATGGAAGCTTAGAGGCCTGGCTCCATG GCCCTCTGGGAGTCAACTGTCCTTTGGATTGGGACACCCGAATGAAGATTGCTCTTGATGCTGCCAGAGGGCTTGCATACCTGCATGAGGATTCACAACCCTGTGTTATCCACAGAGATTTCAAGGCGTCAAATATATTGCTCGAGAACAACTTTCATGCCAAGGTTGCTGATTTTGGCCTAGCCAAAAAGGCACCTGAAGGCAGGGCAAATTACCTGTCTACTCGTGTGATGGGCACATTTGG GTATGTAGCCCCTGAGTATGCTATGACTGGACATCTACTAGTAAAAAGTGATGTTTACAGCTATGGAGTTGTCCTCCTTGAGTTGTTGACAGGGAGAAGGCCTGTGGAGATGTCACAACCATCTGGACAGGAGAACCTTGTTACTTGG GCCAGACCAATTCTTAGAGACAAGGATCGGCTTGAAGAGCTAGCTGATGAAAGGCTTGCTGGAAAGTATCCAAAGGAAGATTTTGTACGAGTTTGCACAATTGCAGCAGCTTGTGTTGCACCTGAAGCAAACCAACGGCCCACAATGGGAGAAGTGGTGCAGTCACTGAAAATGGTACAGCGTGTAATGGAATATCAGGATTCCATGCTAACTTCCTCCAATGCGAGGCCGAACCTGAGGCAGTCATCTACCACCTTTGAATCAGATGGGACATCATCAATTTTCTCTTCTGGCCCTTACTCTGGTCTTAGTGCATTTGATAATGACAATATCTCTCGGACGGCAGTTTTCTCTGAAGATCTTCATGAAGGACGATAA
- the LOC100264089 gene encoding proline-rich receptor-like protein kinase PERK15 isoform X1 — MTAEGREDGSMRKLGFGLCRILRKAEWLFLSWLLILCYMISMAHADLPDNQLEAPLVSPTSAPLATPALPDLPLPSNLPLYHRRKQKHPMPSHVPKRVLAPSQPPDYGPLVTSAHPPTSSRLSKPSMKRGGLVSPGTGLVPPHLEDIAPMQSNAGPIPVGLAQPPLSPSDSNCCEPDMVLKQGSHGCHCVYPIKVDLVLLNVSQNPNWKLFLEELATQLGLRVSQIELINFYLLSLSRLNISMDIIPHTGISFSASDASKINSSLAAHMVHLDPTSVGVGDYKLLNVTWFKPPVPSPAPLVATSPMEAPANQYSASTSHVDSNKRKHPNLVLILGIIAGILTVAIICVIMVSLCASCRKKTKPSPEENVKPSTADPVPVVGSLPHPTSTRFLAYEELKEATNNFEPASILGEGGFGRVFKGVLSDGTAVAIKRLTSGGQQGDKEFLVEVEMLSRLHHRNLVKLVGYYSNRDSSQNLLCYELVPNGSLEAWLHGPLGVNCPLDWDTRMKIALDAARGLAYLHEDSQPCVIHRDFKASNILLENNFHAKVADFGLAKKAPEGRANYLSTRVMGTFGYVAPEYAMTGHLLVKSDVYSYGVVLLELLTGRRPVEMSQPSGQENLVTWARPILRDKDRLEELADERLAGKYPKEDFVRVCTIAAACVAPEANQRPTMGEVVQSLKMVQRVMEYQDSMLTSSNARPNLRQSSTTFESDGTSSIFSSGPYSGLSAFDNDNISRTAVFSEDLHEGR, encoded by the exons ATGACAGCAGAGGGAAGGGAAGATG GTTCAATGAGAAAGCTGGGATTCGGGCTCTGCA GAATTTTGAGAAAGGCAGAATGGTTGTTTCTGAGCTGGTTacttatattatgttatatgaTATCCATGGCCCATGCTGATTTACCTGATAATCAACTGGAAGCACCATTGGTGTCTCCAACTAGTGCGCCATTAGCTACACCTGCTCTTCCAGATCTGCCCTTGCCATCTAATTTGCCGCTATACCATAGACGAAAGCAGAAACATCCAATGCCAAGCCATGTGCCAAAACGAGTGCTAGCACCATCCCAACCTCCTGATTATGGTCCACTTGTGACTTCTGCTCACCCTCCTACAAGTTCACGCTTGTCAAAACCGTCAATGAAGAGGGGTGGATTGGTATCTCCTGGTACTGGCCTTGTACCTCCTCATTTGGAAGATATTGCTCCTATGCAGTCCAATGCTGGCCCCATTCCTGTGGGTTTAGCTCAGCCACCACTGTCTCCTTCAGACTCCA ATTGTTGTGAACCAGACATGGTGCTGAAACAGGGGAGCCATGGTTGCCATTGTGTGTATCCTATAAAGGTCGACCTTGTCCTTTTGAATGTCTCACAGAACCCAAATTGGAAACTTTTTCTAGAAGAACTAGCCACCCAGCTTGGTTTACGAGTTTCTCAAATTGAGCTGATAAATTTCTATCTGCTCAGCTTATCAAGGCTAAATATTTCAATGGATATTATTCCACATACAGGGATCAGTTTCTCTGCAAGCGATGCATCTAAAATAAACTCTTCACTTGCTGCACATATGGTTCATCTAGACCCTACATCAGTAGGTGTGGGTGATTACAAACTTCTTAATGTAACCTGGTTTAAGCCCCCAGTGCCCTCTCCAG CTCCTCTTGTTGCTACCTCACCCATGGAAGCACCTGCTAATCAGTACTCAGCTTCTACCTCACATGTCGAttcaaacaaaaggaaacaCCCAAATTTGGTTCTTATTCTTGGTATCATTGCTGGCATCTTAACTGTTGCCATTATATGTGTGATTATGGTTTCTTTATGTGCATCCTGTCGTAAGAAGACAAAACCATCTCCAGAAGAAAATG TAAAGCCAAGTACTGCAGATCCAGTTCCAGTTGTAGGATCTCTTCCTCATCCAACAAGTACACGGTTTCTTGCATATGAAGAACTTAAGGAGGCAACGAACAATTTTGAGCCTGCTAGCATACTTGGTGAGGGTGGGTTTGGCAGAGTTTTCAAGGGTGTCTTAAGTGATGGTACAGCTGTGGCAATTAAGAGGCTTACTAGTGGAGGGCAACAAGGGGATAAAGAGTTTTTGGTTGAGGTCGAGATGCTTAGCAGGTTGCATCACCGTAATCTTGTGAAACTTGTGGGTTACTATAGCAATCGTGACTCTTCACAAAATCTCCTTTGTTATGAGCTTGTCCCAAATGGAAGCTTAGAGGCCTGGCTCCATG GCCCTCTGGGAGTCAACTGTCCTTTGGATTGGGACACCCGAATGAAGATTGCTCTTGATGCTGCCAGAGGGCTTGCATACCTGCATGAGGATTCACAACCCTGTGTTATCCACAGAGATTTCAAGGCGTCAAATATATTGCTCGAGAACAACTTTCATGCCAAGGTTGCTGATTTTGGCCTAGCCAAAAAGGCACCTGAAGGCAGGGCAAATTACCTGTCTACTCGTGTGATGGGCACATTTGG GTATGTAGCCCCTGAGTATGCTATGACTGGACATCTACTAGTAAAAAGTGATGTTTACAGCTATGGAGTTGTCCTCCTTGAGTTGTTGACAGGGAGAAGGCCTGTGGAGATGTCACAACCATCTGGACAGGAGAACCTTGTTACTTGG GCCAGACCAATTCTTAGAGACAAGGATCGGCTTGAAGAGCTAGCTGATGAAAGGCTTGCTGGAAAGTATCCAAAGGAAGATTTTGTACGAGTTTGCACAATTGCAGCAGCTTGTGTTGCACCTGAAGCAAACCAACGGCCCACAATGGGAGAAGTGGTGCAGTCACTGAAAATGGTACAGCGTGTAATGGAATATCAGGATTCCATGCTAACTTCCTCCAATGCGAGGCCGAACCTGAGGCAGTCATCTACCACCTTTGAATCAGATGGGACATCATCAATTTTCTCTTCTGGCCCTTACTCTGGTCTTAGTGCATTTGATAATGACAATATCTCTCGGACGGCAGTTTTCTCTGAAGATCTTCATGAAGGACGATAA